One part of the Deinococcus sp. NW-56 genome encodes these proteins:
- a CDS encoding Rrf2 family transcriptional regulator, with protein MTALPTAGPTELPGDPWRSLLKREESYAIHALLNIAQNPGTNAATIAEQLQLPYPFLAKVLRRLAEMNFIASTKGRGGGVTLRVDPARISLLDVIEAVSGPVILDPCQTKPRCATQQRTGKCNLKRAWLSASLGIREILGNITLGQLCDDGPAGEAASA; from the coding sequence ATGACCGCCCTGCCCACGGCTGGCCCCACCGAGTTGCCCGGTGATCCCTGGCGCAGCCTGCTCAAGCGTGAGGAGAGCTACGCCATCCACGCGCTGCTGAACATCGCCCAGAATCCCGGCACGAACGCCGCGACCATCGCCGAGCAGTTGCAGTTGCCCTACCCCTTTCTCGCCAAGGTGCTGCGGCGCCTCGCGGAGATGAACTTCATCGCCAGCACCAAGGGGCGGGGGGGCGGGGTGACCCTCAGGGTGGACCCCGCCCGCATCAGCCTGCTCGACGTGATCGAGGCGGTCAGCGGCCCGGTGATTCTCGACCCCTGCCAGACCAAGCCGCGCTGCGCGACCCAGCAGCGCACCGGCAAGTGCAACCTCAAGCGGGCATGGCTCTCGGCCTCGCTAGGCATCCGCGAGATTCTGGGCAACATCACCCTGGGGCAGCTGTGCGACGACGGCCCCGCGGGGGAGGCCGCGTCGGCGTGA
- a CDS encoding ParB/RepB/Spo0J family partition protein: MTRKRPQRDLGGLLGGAQALTQAGSEVQRLPLEQVRPYPGQPRRHIGGEELEQLTRSVREQGILQPLLVRPVPSGQGYEIAAGERRYRAALAAGLTEVPVLVRPLTDLQMIEVGLVENLQREGLSPIDETEGLLRLVALRLGLTPGEARQALMANLRRPDPAQVGLLEEVFALVGQQTWQSFAKNKLRMLQWPPEVLEAMRTRGLPYSLAGIVAAAPAEHRERLLDLALGGATGRELREEVAALRPASPADPLMARQLEQVRRTLGSPRFLQHLGRGQEAELRKWLERMPGWLKDRGQEEMTKP; the protein is encoded by the coding sequence ATGACCCGCAAGCGTCCCCAGCGCGACCTCGGGGGCCTGCTGGGAGGAGCCCAGGCCCTGACCCAGGCAGGCTCGGAGGTCCAGCGGTTGCCCCTGGAGCAGGTGCGCCCCTACCCGGGCCAGCCCCGGCGCCATATCGGCGGGGAGGAACTGGAACAGCTGACCCGCAGCGTGCGCGAGCAGGGCATCTTGCAACCGCTGCTGGTGCGCCCCGTCCCCTCAGGACAGGGGTATGAGATCGCGGCGGGCGAACGCCGCTACCGCGCGGCCCTGGCAGCGGGGCTGACCGAGGTGCCGGTGCTGGTGCGGCCCCTCACCGACCTCCAGATGATCGAGGTCGGGCTGGTCGAAAACCTGCAGCGCGAGGGGCTGTCGCCCATCGACGAGACCGAGGGACTGCTGCGGCTGGTCGCGCTGCGCCTGGGCCTCACGCCGGGGGAAGCGCGGCAGGCCCTGATGGCGAACCTGCGCCGTCCAGACCCGGCGCAGGTGGGGCTGTTGGAGGAGGTCTTCGCGCTCGTCGGGCAGCAAACCTGGCAGAGCTTCGCAAAGAACAAACTGCGGATGCTGCAGTGGCCCCCGGAGGTGCTGGAGGCCATGCGGACGCGCGGACTGCCCTACAGCCTCGCCGGGATCGTGGCGGCGGCCCCGGCAGAGCATCGGGAGCGGCTGCTGGACCTTGCCCTGGGGGGAGCCACTGGGCGCGAACTGCGGGAGGAAGTCGCCGCGCTGCGCCCGGCCAGCCCAGCCGACCCGCTGATGGCGCGGCAGCTGGAACAGGTGCGCCGGACCCTGGGCAGTCCCCGGTTCCTGCAGCACCTCGGGCGTGGCCAGGAAGCCGAACTGAGAAAGTGGCTGGAGCGGATGCCGGGATGGCTGAAGGACAGAGGGCAGGAGGAAATGACGAAGCCGTGA
- a CDS encoding ParA family protein — protein MNILTVFNHAGGAGKTSVTREVGYELSRQGQRVLLIDLDPQANLTGWLGVSGVEREETVYGVAVDGASLPAPRQAHGLALIPSHVSLALAENQMMGRVGAHARLRRALLEVSDTYDLVLIDSPPSLGQLSILGAIAADHMIVPVPTRQKGLDALPGLTEAFQEYRDVRPDLTVALYVPTLYDARRLHDREVLAALQENLAPLARPVPQREAVWLDSTTAGQPVGLYAPGSPVHGDVRRLAEDVAQAVGLKVRGGAA, from the coding sequence ATGAATATCCTCACCGTCTTCAACCACGCGGGGGGCGCGGGCAAGACCAGCGTGACCCGGGAGGTGGGTTATGAGTTGAGCCGCCAGGGACAGCGCGTCCTGCTGATCGATCTTGATCCCCAGGCCAACCTGACGGGGTGGCTGGGCGTGAGCGGGGTGGAGCGGGAAGAGACCGTGTATGGGGTCGCGGTGGACGGTGCTTCCCTACCGGCACCCCGTCAGGCCCACGGCCTCGCGCTGATCCCGTCACACGTCAGCCTCGCGCTGGCGGAAAACCAGATGATGGGCCGGGTCGGCGCGCACGCCCGTTTGCGCCGGGCGCTGCTGGAAGTCTCGGACACCTACGACCTGGTGCTGATCGACAGCCCGCCCAGCCTGGGGCAACTGTCGATCCTGGGGGCCATCGCCGCTGACCACATGATTGTGCCGGTGCCGACCCGCCAGAAGGGGCTGGACGCCCTGCCGGGGCTGACCGAGGCCTTTCAGGAGTACCGGGACGTGCGGCCGGACCTGACAGTGGCGCTCTACGTGCCCACCCTGTACGACGCCCGGCGCCTGCATGACCGGGAGGTGCTGGCGGCTCTGCAGGAGAACCTCGCTCCCCTGGCCCGCCCGGTGCCGCAGCGGGAGGCGGTCTGGCTCGACAGCACGACGGCGGGGCAGCCCGTCGGACTCTATGCGCCGGGGTCCCCGGTTCATGGGGACGTGCGGCGGCTGGCCGAGGACGTGGCGCAGGCGGTGGGGCTGAAGGTCAGGGGAGGCGCGGCATGA
- a CDS encoding trypco2 family protein, with translation MQAVRAAIAQNFGREGRDGNDILRVQQVDLEQHTALTRNTEGELMWSVIILGGNYARSQQQTLSLS, from the coding sequence GTGCAGGCCGTTCGGGCAGCCATCGCTCAGAACTTCGGGCGGGAGGGCCGGGACGGCAACGACATTCTGCGGGTACAGCAGGTGGACCTTGAGCAGCACACGGCCCTGACCCGGAACACTGAGGGCGAATTGATGTGGAGCGTCATCATCCTGGGTGGGAACTACGCACGGAGTCAGCAGCAGACGCTCTCGCTCTCCTGA